One window of the Fusobacteriaceae bacterium genome contains the following:
- a CDS encoding glycoside hydrolase family 25 protein has protein sequence MRLKKILSLVFLAGILASLLFTLAIKGGKLWITSPFAFFYPVRGVDVSSHQGLIDWEVLASADIDFAFIKATEGSTFRDRQFSNNWQNAAKAGLRIGAYHFFSFESSGEKQAENFIATVEKIEHMLPPAIDLEFYGEYGKNQPEADPVRKNLRALSDRLEAHYGMKPVIYATKSSYDKYVAGFFPDHDIWIRNIRFLPRLSDGRPWTFWQYSNRTKLKGYEGQEDHIDLNFFRGDAVSFRRYPEGAARSKTAQR, from the coding sequence ATGCGCTTGAAAAAAATCCTCAGCCTCGTGTTCCTCGCGGGAATTCTGGCGTCGCTGCTGTTTACGCTGGCCATCAAAGGCGGCAAATTGTGGATTACTTCCCCCTTTGCCTTCTTTTATCCTGTGCGAGGCGTCGACGTCTCGTCCCATCAGGGTCTCATCGACTGGGAAGTCCTCGCTTCGGCCGATATTGACTTTGCCTTTATCAAGGCCACGGAAGGCAGTACCTTCAGAGACAGACAATTTTCCAACAACTGGCAAAATGCCGCCAAGGCCGGGCTCCGGATCGGCGCCTATCATTTTTTCAGCTTTGAGAGCTCCGGCGAAAAGCAAGCCGAAAACTTCATCGCCACCGTCGAAAAAATCGAACACATGCTCCCGCCGGCCATCGATCTCGAATTTTACGGCGAATACGGGAAAAACCAACCCGAAGCAGACCCGGTCAGGAAAAACCTCCGAGCTCTCTCGGACCGATTGGAGGCCCATTACGGCATGAAGCCCGTCATCTATGCCACGAAATCCTCCTATGACAAATACGTCGCGGGCTTTTTCCCCGACCACGATATCTGGATCCGGAACATCCGCTTCCTGCCGAGACTCAGCGACGGCAGGCCCTGGACATTCTGGCAGTATTCCAACCGGACGAAGCTCAAAGGCTACGAGGGGCAGGAAGATCATATCGACCTCAATTTTTTCCGGGGCGACGCCGTAAGTTTTCGGCGCTATCCCGAGGGCGCAGCCAGATCCAAGACCGCTCAGCGCTGA